From Amycolatopsis sp. cg9, one genomic window encodes:
- a CDS encoding sugar ABC transporter substrate-binding protein yields the protein MTSHTRTRAAAAVAGALLLAACQSGPATTTAGDTASVDDGTTITMWTRSPTATFSQTLIDAYNASHKNKVKLTVFPADSYQQKVGTAAGARQLPDLLAADVVYAPNYAAKGLFLDVTARVNQLPFKGTLAAAHMKAATFGGKHYAVPHDIDLSALFYNKVLFTRAGLDPAKPPSTMDEVVAAARKVAALGGDVKGYFFGGACPGCQLFTSWPMIWASGGTVLNEQGTAATLDNPQAARVYALLRQLYTEGIVPPSAKNESGPTWTQPFLDGRIGIQPMGATALQGIKEGPDLQVGVAPIPGLTGGSSSFVGGDVLGIGGNSAHAAAAWDFIAWTLSEQAQVDVVAKSKNITVRTDLADNTYAKQDPRLGVFNRLAGQGQTPISVNFGKTFNDTNGPWTATVIDAVFGGGDVGSILKQHNAAVTESLAGGG from the coding sequence ATGACTTCGCACACCCGGACCAGGGCCGCGGCCGCCGTTGCCGGCGCGCTGCTGCTCGCGGCCTGCCAGAGCGGCCCGGCCACCACGACGGCGGGGGACACCGCGAGCGTGGACGACGGCACCACCATCACCATGTGGACCCGGTCGCCGACGGCCACCTTCAGCCAGACGCTGATCGACGCCTACAACGCGAGCCACAAGAACAAGGTCAAGCTGACGGTCTTCCCGGCCGACTCCTACCAGCAGAAGGTCGGCACCGCCGCCGGCGCCCGGCAGCTGCCGGACCTCCTCGCCGCCGACGTCGTCTACGCGCCCAACTACGCGGCGAAGGGGCTGTTCCTCGACGTCACCGCCCGCGTGAACCAGCTGCCGTTCAAGGGAACCCTCGCCGCGGCGCACATGAAGGCGGCGACCTTCGGCGGCAAGCACTACGCCGTGCCGCACGACATCGACCTGTCCGCGCTGTTCTACAACAAGGTCCTCTTCACCCGCGCCGGCCTGGACCCGGCGAAGCCACCGTCCACGATGGACGAAGTCGTCGCGGCCGCCCGCAAGGTCGCCGCGCTCGGCGGTGACGTCAAGGGGTACTTCTTCGGCGGCGCCTGCCCGGGCTGCCAGCTGTTCACCAGCTGGCCGATGATCTGGGCCTCCGGCGGCACGGTGCTCAACGAGCAGGGCACGGCCGCCACGCTCGACAACCCCCAGGCGGCCCGGGTTTACGCGCTGCTGCGGCAGCTGTACACCGAGGGGATCGTGCCGCCGTCGGCGAAGAACGAGTCCGGGCCGACGTGGACGCAGCCGTTCCTCGACGGCAGGATCGGCATCCAGCCGATGGGCGCCACCGCGCTGCAGGGCATCAAGGAAGGACCGGACCTGCAGGTCGGCGTCGCCCCGATCCCCGGGCTGACGGGCGGCAGCTCGTCGTTCGTCGGCGGGGACGTGCTCGGCATCGGCGGGAACAGCGCGCACGCCGCGGCCGCGTGGGACTTCATCGCCTGGACGCTGTCGGAGCAGGCCCAGGTCGACGTCGTCGCGAAGAGCAAGAACATCACCGTCCGCACCGACCTCGCGGACAACACCTACGCCAAGCAGGACCCCCGGCTCGGCGTGTTCAACCGGCTCGCGGGCCAGGGCCAGACGCCGATCTCGGTCAACTTCGGCAAGACGTTCAACGACACCAACGGACCCTGGACGGCGACGGTGATCGACGCGGTGTTCGGCGGCGGCGACGTCGGGTCGATCCTGAAGCAGCACAACGCGGCCGTCACCGAATCCCTCGCCGGCGGGGGCTGA
- a CDS encoding carbohydrate ABC transporter permease — protein MVSVLSSRVSAPEATAPEPRRRGSIARGRRRLGIAYATPMAVLVAVFFVVPLGLMLWMSVNHWPLVGASAPNGVENFAALSDPLFLRAVGFTLKYTAVTTVVLGLVAFGLALLVQHDRPGTGFVRTVFFLPSAVGLASTSLLFYGLFTTDSSALNQVAGFLGLGRVDWLGSEGSSLGSTVGMITWRFAGFYMLILMTGLQAIDPELYEAARIDGANRRQILWRVTLPLLRPTLALAMVLSLTGSLLAFDQFFILTGGRHDTATVVIDIYREAFLSQDLGRAAAVSVATLAVLIVLNFAQLRLIRREGR, from the coding sequence ATGGTGTCGGTGCTCTCGTCCCGGGTTTCGGCGCCGGAAGCCACGGCGCCGGAACCCCGCCGCCGCGGCTCGATCGCCCGGGGCCGCCGCCGGCTGGGGATCGCCTACGCCACGCCGATGGCCGTGCTGGTCGCCGTCTTCTTCGTCGTCCCGCTCGGGCTGATGCTGTGGATGTCGGTCAACCACTGGCCGCTGGTCGGCGCGTCCGCGCCCAACGGCGTCGAGAACTTCGCCGCGCTGAGCGACCCGCTGTTCCTGCGCGCGGTGGGGTTCACGCTGAAGTACACCGCGGTGACCACGGTGGTGCTCGGGCTGGTCGCGTTCGGGCTGGCGCTGCTGGTGCAGCACGACCGGCCGGGCACCGGGTTCGTCCGCACCGTGTTCTTCCTGCCCAGCGCGGTCGGGCTCGCGTCGACGAGCCTGCTGTTCTACGGCCTCTTCACCACCGATTCCTCCGCGCTCAACCAGGTCGCCGGCTTCCTCGGCCTCGGCCGGGTCGACTGGCTCGGCTCGGAGGGCAGCTCGCTCGGCTCGACGGTCGGGATGATCACCTGGCGGTTCGCCGGGTTCTACATGCTCATCCTGATGACCGGCCTGCAGGCCATCGACCCGGAGCTGTACGAGGCCGCCCGGATCGACGGGGCGAACCGGCGGCAGATCCTGTGGCGGGTGACGCTGCCGCTGCTGCGCCCGACCCTCGCGCTCGCGATGGTGCTGTCGCTGACCGGGTCGCTGCTCGCGTTCGACCAGTTCTTCATCCTCACCGGCGGCCGGCACGACACCGCCACCGTCGTCATCGACATCTACCGCGAAGCGTTCCTGTCCCAGGACCTCGGCCGGGCGGCCGCGGTTTCGGTGGCGACGCTGGCCGTGCTGATCGTGCTGAACTTCGCGCAGCTGCGCCTGATCCGCCGGGAGGGCCGGTGA
- a CDS encoding carbohydrate ABC transporter permease codes for MIRGAGRHVTSAALAVLFLLPLLWTLYSSLTGRQAGESGTGNYRRLADYGSGLGTYLLNTTVVALVAVSVTVVTTTLGGYAMARLAFPGRNLLFLVTLAILMVPYTTILVPLYLLLGWLGLQNSLIGLGLVLAVLQLPFGLFMMRNSFEALPIELEEAALIDGCSAGGALWRVLLRGVLPGIVTIALFSFLAAWNEFVAPLIFLTDGEKFTLPVALFNLQSGSLGSVDFGALQAGVVVSALPCVAVFLVLQRYYVRGFTSGALKG; via the coding sequence GTGATCCGGGGCGCGGGCCGGCACGTCACGAGCGCGGCACTGGCCGTGCTGTTCCTGCTGCCGCTGCTGTGGACGCTCTACTCGTCGCTCACCGGCCGGCAGGCCGGGGAGTCCGGGACCGGCAACTACCGGCGGCTGGCGGACTACGGCAGCGGGCTCGGCACCTACCTGCTCAACACGACGGTCGTCGCCCTGGTCGCGGTGAGCGTGACCGTCGTGACGACCACGCTCGGCGGCTACGCGATGGCCCGGCTCGCGTTCCCCGGGCGCAACCTGCTCTTCCTGGTCACCCTCGCCATCCTGATGGTGCCGTACACGACGATCCTGGTCCCGCTGTACCTCCTGCTCGGCTGGCTCGGCCTGCAGAACTCGCTGATCGGGCTCGGGCTGGTGCTCGCCGTGCTCCAGCTGCCGTTCGGGCTGTTCATGATGCGCAACTCCTTCGAAGCGCTGCCGATCGAGCTCGAAGAGGCGGCGCTGATCGACGGCTGCTCGGCCGGCGGCGCGCTGTGGCGGGTGCTGCTGCGCGGGGTGCTCCCCGGCATCGTCACCATCGCGCTGTTCTCGTTCCTGGCGGCGTGGAACGAGTTCGTCGCGCCGCTGATCTTCCTCACCGACGGCGAGAAGTTCACGCTGCCGGTCGCGCTGTTCAACCTCCAGTCCGGCAGCCTCGGCTCGGTCGACTTCGGGGCCCTGCAAGCGGGAGTCGTGGTTTCCGCGCTGCCGTGCGTCGCGGTCTTCCTCGTCCTGCAGCGGTACTACGTCCGCGGCTTCACCTCGGGAGCCCTCAAGGGCTGA